The genomic stretch GAAGATACCGAACTTGGATTGCAGGCGGCCCATGCAGCGGGTATGGACTGCTTTATAGTTGAAGGTGAGGAGTTGATATTTTATCCGCTGCCTCACCGTTAATTTGTCCCAAACAGGTATAGTGCAACGTATTTGAATCGATACGTAGGTGTTGGTGTAAAACGTTGCGAATAAAAAGTGCCGTCAATGAGCGGCACTTTATAGAATTTTTATTGAATTTCAATCAGTTCGACATCAAAAATCAGTACACTGGCTGGTGGAATAGGGCCAGAACCGCTTTTGCCATAGCCGAGTGAGCTTGGGATAAACAGCCTTACTTTCTCACCTTCAACCATATATTGCAGGCCCTCTTGCCAGCCTTTAATCACTTGATTTAAGCCAAAGCTAATGGGCTCACCGCGCTGAACGGAACTGTCAAACACGCTGCCATCAATTAAAGTGCCGTGATAATGCACTTTCACTCTGCTTGATGCGCTTGGGTGCTTATCACCATGGCCTTTTTGCAGCACCTGATACTGCAAGCCACTCTCTGTGGTGACTACCCCTTCCTTTTTACCGTTCTCTTCTAGAAAGGCTTGGCCAATAGCAAAGTTCGCCTCAGACGCTTTGTGGCTTGTCCAAGTACGGTAGATAAAAAAAGCCGCGAGCAGAAAAATAATAATAGGGAAAACGAATTTAGACACAAATGACCTCTGTAAAGTTAAGGTTGATTAAGTAGATAAGTGATTGTTTGAGCGATCTCATCAGTACTTTTATGGCCACCGGTCAAGACTTGATATTTGCCGTTGACGATAAAAGTCGGTACTGCGTTAATTTGCGCCGCTTGAGATGCCGCGTCCGCTTGCTGAAACAGGGCAAACATCGCTTGCTGCTGTTCTTTCTCTAACTGATATGGGCTAATGAGGTGACGTTTCTCAAACGCTTTTTCGAGTGCTTGTTGTTTTTCTATGCCCGCCACATCGGGACCCATTTGCACAGCCGCAAACAGCTCTTGCATGAAGGCGTGATCTGGCGTCTGCTTGAGCTGCATCACTGCGGTATAAAAAATAAATGCGCTGATTTGCGCACTGTCATTAAACGTGACGTGCATCTTGCCAAATGTTTGCTTGGTTTGCTCTTCCAGTTGAGGAATCACTTCTTCCATAGTTCGGCAGTGGCCACAGGTCAGTGAAAAAACTTCGGTAACCGCAGGCAGATGAAAAGCCTCGAGAGAGGTGGGCAAGGTCTTATATTGCAAGCCTTCTTTAGGCTGCATGGTGTCGCTGCAAGCGACAAGAGTGAAGATGGCGACTACGGCCATCAGCAGTGAAATGAATCGTTTATACATAGTCATGACAACAAGAGAAAAAGAGTTGCGATTTTACCCACTAACCACTCATAGGAAAACCGAATGTTTGGCATAAATCGCAATTTGAAACAATAAGCTATTCTTTAAAGCGGTGAGCCACAGCGGTTAAGCAAGTCTGAACAATCTACACGATATGACCTTGTTCGAGCGCTGAATCACATGTGAGCACGCTATATTGAGGAAACAGCCCCAATTTGCTAAAGATTTTCAAATTGGGTCGATATGATATTGAGAAGTAACTATTTGTGCATTTGGGGTGTCGATGAGAACGAGTCTTTCGCTTTTGTGCGTTTTGCTGTCTGGGTGCAGTAGCCTGATTGCGCCGCCAAATATGCTCGATACGGCGCCCAAAACTGAGGAAGCTTTGATTTATCCTGATTGGGGCGGGGAAGTCAAAGCACAACCAGAGCCGCCAGTCACTCGTGAAGTTACACCGAAGAGAAGCGAGACGAGGGAAACGCTGCAAGCGTTTTTGCAACGTAATCGGATCGAATATCAACTGTTGCCCGGGAATCACATGATGATTCATTTGTCCGAAATCATTCACTTTAAAACGGCTTCAGCCGAAGTGTCTGCCGATTCGGTTCAGTGGATTGGTTTGCTCGGAAATTATCTCTCTTCTCGTGATGATATTGACGTCGTAATCGATGGTCACGCAGACAGTACGGGGACAAGTGGCTTTAATAACTCGCTGTCAGAGCGACGTGCTGACGAAGTGAAAAAGCAATTGTTGATGTCGCGAGTTCCTGAACGTAGAGTGTATACGCGTGGATACGGCGAGTATCTGCCCGCTTGCTCTAACCGTTCTATTAACGGACGCAAATGCAATCGTAGGGTAGAGTTGATGTTAATCGTTACCCAATAATCGGCAAAAGTGTTACTCAAGGATAAGGGCACCGAGTGGTGCCTTTGATCTTTTCTTAGGCAAATTCTTTTTCAAGGTAGGCAACAATATCAGAGGATTCGTACAGCCAGCGAGTCAGGCCATCTTCCTCAATGCGTAGACAGGGCACTTTGATCTTACCGCCGCCTTGTTGCAAGGCTTGACGATGTTCGGCGTTGTTCTTTGCGTCGCGCAGTTCAAAGTGAACCGATTGTCTTTTCATTGCTCTGCGCACTTTGACGCAAAATGGGCACGCTTCAAATTGATACAGCGATAGATTTTTGGCTTTTGCATCGACAAAGGCTTGCGCTTCCCGGCTACGCTGTATGCCTTTGGGAGCAAAAATAGCATTTGCCAGTAGGATCAATTTGCCTAAAAACCAACGAATAAAGCGCATAGCGAATCTCCACGTTTAATAAATCGCGTCGGAGTGTACCAGTGTTACGCTTGTTACAAAACCATGAAATTTATCAAGCAAATAGATTGCGTATTCGTTGCCAGAAACCCCTTGGCGGATTGTCGCGTTGGTAAAGCACTTTGCCTTGATAAAAACTTTGCATAAACTCGCTGCGAATGGCATCAGGTTGCATTTTTAGAAACGGGCTGAGGTGCTGTGCGGTTTCGTGGGCGTGATCATTCGCTAAACTAAAATCCATGTTGAGGCGACCTTGCACAAATAACCATAAGGTTGTCACCACGCTGAGATCCTGTAGCGTAACGTCGTTAAAACATTCGGCGAACTCTTCTCCCAGTTCACTCTCGAACACTGAATGCATTGCTTGGCGACTTTTCGCATGTTGCATGAAATCGGCGAGTGTTTCACTGTGGGCTTTGGTCAACAAACCAAGTAGGAGCAACTGCTTGGGCGTTTGCGGCTTATTTTTAACCACTCGCAGATATAAATCGTTTTGCCCAGTGCAAAAGCGGGCGAGAGCTTGTGGGTGGTTTTCTACAAATTCAAGTGTATGGACGCCGATGCCACTTAGCTGTTGCTCAAGTTCATTCATGAGTTTGTAAACCTTGCCAGTCGATTTGCTGGTGGAAGTGGTCACCATCGACAAAAATTGAGTTTCCGGAGATCATCACTGACAATGTGGTGCCTCGTTCGATCTGAGTGGCGAAAGCGTCCACCGCCGCCGCATCCAATTGATAAACGTTAACAGGCAGTGATTGAAATTTTCCCTTATTCTTTTCCCACCACACGGCGCTTTTGCTATTGAAGCTGTAAACAACCACTTGTTGGGCCTGTCGAGAGGCTTTTTTCATTCGCTCGGCTTCGGGTTCGCCGACATCTATCCAAACGCTGATGGAGTCGTCGTACTCTTTCTTCCAGATGTCAGGCTCTTCCGTACTCGACAGTCCTTTGGTGAAGGCTAGGTCGGGCTGGGCATGCAAACAGAATGCAAGCAAGCGCGCTGCTAAGCGTTCGATTTTTTCAGAGGGGTGCAGTGCGGTGGTGATGGAAATCGTATCAAAATAGTCGCGATTCATATCGGTTAGGTTGATACGGAATTTGTAGATCGTCGGTTTGAGTGCCATAAGATTGAATTTCAAGCATAAAAATAGCCAGCACTATGGCTGGCTACCGTAAAAAAGTCTAGTCTAATTAAAGCGCTGTGATTTCTTCTGCTTGAGGACCTTTTTGGCCTTGTGAGATGACGAAAGAGACTTTTTGGCCTTCAGCGAGTGAACGGAAGCCATCACCTTTGATTGCAGAGAAGTGCGCAAAAACGTCCGGGCCGTTTTCTTGCTTGATAAAACCAAAGCCTTTAGTTTCGTTAAACCATTTTACGGTGCCGGTTACTGTGTTAGACATGTGTAAATCCTATCTATATCAAAATTTATTTAGCCGAATTGACGACTGGTATTGCATAAAGAAAAAAATACATTTGTAACCCACAGTTCTGGAATTTTGTAAAATTCGCCGAAATGTGTAAAACAAAAGACTTCCTTTCTGTTCGACCCAAAGTCTAGGTTAACTTACGCAAGAGTCAATGGATAAACCTCGGTAAATTGAGATTATTTGTCGCCAATCACTATTTTGTTTTCGACTATTAATCGATCTTACAAATTAATGATGCGTCAAATAAATTTTGCTGATGGACAAGATATAAATAATCTGTCAATTGATATAAGAATTGACAGCCAACGCGCTTTGATCTCAAATAGTCGCTGAAATGAGACACCCCGGGAGGGAAAAGGAATGAAAAGCAAAAATAAGATTCACTCTGACACTCATGAACATGAGTTAGGCAGAGGAGTGATACAAGATAACGCGCTTAAGGCGTTGGTCACCAGCCAGTTGTTTAAGACTCGGGTGGTGAAAGCGAAAAAAGGTAAAGGCAGTTTCAGCCGTAAAATGAAACATAGAGGCAAAGAGCCCGGTGCAAAGGGGATGAAGAAAATCCATTTTGCACCGGGCTCTTTCGTTATAGATGGTTTAATACCAGTTTTGGGTTAATGCTCTATTTTCGGTGAATAGATAGCGTACGCGGTAATTTGGCCAGCGACAATCGCCGAAAACATGAACAGAGCGGAAAGTCCAATACTAGGGATCGGCAAAATGGATTGCTCAAATACTGACTGACCTGCGCTCACTAACACGCGGCTTCCCGGAACCAAAATGATGATGCCTTGCACAATATATATTGAGCCAGTCAGATCCATTTTTTTAGCTAGCCATGTACCGTACAAGGTGATGAGCACCGTTGTGATCCAAGTGCCAACCACCCAGCCACTCTCAAAGCCCAAATATAGCGGCCCCCACATGCCAAGAATTGCCACAGGCAAGCCGAGAACAATGTCCAAGGGCCTGGCATTAAACAAAATGCCTAATGAAACGGAAAGCAAGAACAAGCCGAAAATGTGCATCCAGATCGGCACCTGATTGGTGTATGAAATTGAGGTTGCTTGCCCCCAGATCGCTTCGCCGATATTGAGCCCCATAACGATGCCCACAAAGAGTTTTATCAACGTCAACACGCTCTGCCCAAAGAGGCTGGTACCGGAAATCAGATCATTAAAGGCGAGACACTCTAACGAGTTGGCGATGGAAAGCCCCGGCACAAACAAAATGACCGCGGCAATACACAATGCCCAGACGGGGATGGGTAATCCTGTGTTGGCAAGAAACGCGACGAAAATGCCAGTCACCAAGGCAGAGAAGAACTCCACCGCAATAGCACGGCGTGAATGAAAAACTTGTTGGCAGAGCCAAATCATCAGCCCAAGTAAAAAGGCGAAGCCGACCGCTTCTAAAGTGCTGCCGACCAACATCAGATACGCAGGCGGAATGCCCATGTTCGCCATGGCAATCACCCATTTGGAATAGCCAACGGGTTCGGGGACCGGTTCACTGCTGGGTTGATTAATTCGGATGATGGTGTTTGCCAGCAAACTCAAATTAATTGAGGCAGGTTTGAGGCGTTTCATCACAACCGTATTGTTGGCGTCGGTAAACTGGTAATTAATCGCCGTCGGCGTCGCCTGTATCATCACGTCCACACCATGTTTTTGTGCGTAGTGCTGGGTATATTTTTCAACTTTGTAAGGTGCACAACCACTGCGATGCAGGGTATCGCCAATTTCTACGATTTTCTTAATTCGGTAGTGCGACGGCATGGTGACAATCTGAGCCAATTTTAAAGTGGCGTAAAGTTATCAGAGCGTTTGAAAATTAGCG from Vibrio navarrensis encodes the following:
- a CDS encoding FKBP-type peptidyl-prolyl cis-trans isomerase, with protein sequence MSKFVFPIIIFLLAAFFIYRTWTSHKASEANFAIGQAFLEENGKKEGVVTTESGLQYQVLQKGHGDKHPSASSRVKVHYHGTLIDGSVFDSSVQRGEPISFGLNQVIKGWQEGLQYMVEGEKVRLFIPSSLGYGKSGSGPIPPASVLIFDVELIEIQ
- a CDS encoding thioredoxin domain-containing protein, producing MYKRFISLLMAVVAIFTLVACSDTMQPKEGLQYKTLPTSLEAFHLPAVTEVFSLTCGHCRTMEEVIPQLEEQTKQTFGKMHVTFNDSAQISAFIFYTAVMQLKQTPDHAFMQELFAAVQMGPDVAGIEKQQALEKAFEKRHLISPYQLEKEQQQAMFALFQQADAASQAAQINAVPTFIVNGKYQVLTGGHKSTDEIAQTITYLLNQP
- a CDS encoding OmpA family protein — protein: MRTSLSLLCVLLSGCSSLIAPPNMLDTAPKTEEALIYPDWGGEVKAQPEPPVTREVTPKRSETRETLQAFLQRNRIEYQLLPGNHMMIHLSEIIHFKTASAEVSADSVQWIGLLGNYLSSRDDIDVVIDGHADSTGTSGFNNSLSERRADEVKKQLLMSRVPERRVYTRGYGEYLPACSNRSINGRKCNRRVELMLIVTQ
- a CDS encoding glutaredoxin family protein; protein product: MRFIRWFLGKLILLANAIFAPKGIQRSREAQAFVDAKAKNLSLYQFEACPFCVKVRRAMKRQSVHFELRDAKNNAEHRQALQQGGGKIKVPCLRIEEDGLTRWLYESSDIVAYLEKEFA
- a CDS encoding YaeQ family protein, which gives rise to MALKPTIYKFRINLTDMNRDYFDTISITTALHPSEKIERLAARLLAFCLHAQPDLAFTKGLSSTEEPDIWKKEYDDSISVWIDVGEPEAERMKKASRQAQQVVVYSFNSKSAVWWEKNKGKFQSLPVNVYQLDAAAVDAFATQIERGTTLSVMISGNSIFVDGDHFHQQIDWQGLQTHE
- a CDS encoding cold-shock protein; the protein is MSNTVTGTVKWFNETKGFGFIKQENGPDVFAHFSAIKGDGFRSLAEGQKVSFVISQGQKGPQAEEITAL
- a CDS encoding alternative ribosome-rescue factor A, which codes for MKSKNKIHSDTHEHELGRGVIQDNALKALVTSQLFKTRVVKAKKGKGSFSRKMKHRGKEPGAKGMKKIHFAPGSFVIDGLIPVLG
- a CDS encoding threonine/serine ThrE exporter family protein; the protein is MPSHYRIKKIVEIGDTLHRSGCAPYKVEKYTQHYAQKHGVDVMIQATPTAINYQFTDANNTVVMKRLKPASINLSLLANTIIRINQPSSEPVPEPVGYSKWVIAMANMGIPPAYLMLVGSTLEAVGFAFLLGLMIWLCQQVFHSRRAIAVEFFSALVTGIFVAFLANTGLPIPVWALCIAAVILFVPGLSIANSLECLAFNDLISGTSLFGQSVLTLIKLFVGIVMGLNIGEAIWGQATSISYTNQVPIWMHIFGLFLLSVSLGILFNARPLDIVLGLPVAILGMWGPLYLGFESGWVVGTWITTVLITLYGTWLAKKMDLTGSIYIVQGIIILVPGSRVLVSAGQSVFEQSILPIPSIGLSALFMFSAIVAGQITAYAIYSPKIEH